A genomic region of Streptomyces diastaticus subsp. diastaticus contains the following coding sequences:
- the pyk gene encoding pyruvate kinase — MRRSKIVCTLGPAVDSYEQLKALIEAGMNVARFNMSHGSHAEHEDRYRRVRQAAADTGRAVGVLADLQGPKIRLETFAEGPVELVRGDEFTITTEDVAGDKSICGTTYKGLPGDVAKGDPVLINDGNVELKVTAVDGSRVRTIVIEGGVISDHKGINLPGAAVNVPALSEKDIEDLRFALRMGCDLVALSFVRDAEDVKDVHKVMDEEGRRVPVIAKVEKPQAVANMEAVVLAFDGVMVARGDLAVEYPLEKVPMVQKRLVSLCRRNAKPVIVATQMMESMITNSRPTRAEASDVANAILDGADAVMLSAESSVGAYPIETVKTMSKIVVAAEQELLSRGLQPLVPGKKPRTQGGAVARAAAEIADFLGARALVAYTKSGDTARRLSRYRAAQPILAFTTDEATRNQLTLSWGVESHVVDYVDNTDAMVTQVDDELVGLKRFNDGDTVVMTAGSPPGVPGTTNMVRVHHLGSRG, encoded by the coding sequence ATGCGCCGTTCCAAAATCGTCTGCACGCTGGGCCCCGCCGTCGACTCGTACGAGCAGCTGAAAGCGCTCATCGAGGCAGGCATGAACGTGGCCCGTTTCAACATGAGCCACGGCTCGCACGCCGAGCACGAGGACCGGTACCGCCGGGTCCGGCAGGCGGCCGCGGACACCGGCCGGGCGGTGGGCGTCCTCGCCGACCTCCAGGGCCCCAAGATCCGGCTGGAGACCTTCGCCGAGGGTCCGGTCGAGCTGGTGCGCGGTGACGAGTTCACCATCACCACGGAGGACGTGGCCGGCGACAAGTCGATCTGCGGCACCACCTACAAGGGGCTGCCCGGCGACGTCGCCAAGGGCGACCCCGTCCTCATCAACGACGGCAACGTCGAACTGAAGGTCACCGCGGTCGACGGCTCCCGCGTCCGGACCATCGTCATCGAGGGCGGGGTCATCTCCGACCACAAGGGCATCAACCTGCCCGGCGCCGCCGTCAACGTCCCGGCCCTCTCCGAGAAGGACATCGAGGACCTGCGCTTCGCCCTGCGCATGGGCTGCGACCTGGTCGCCCTCTCCTTCGTCCGGGACGCCGAGGACGTCAAGGACGTGCACAAGGTGATGGACGAGGAGGGCCGCCGGGTCCCGGTCATCGCCAAGGTCGAGAAGCCGCAGGCGGTCGCCAACATGGAGGCGGTCGTCCTCGCCTTCGACGGCGTCATGGTGGCCCGCGGCGACCTCGCGGTGGAGTACCCGCTGGAGAAGGTCCCGATGGTGCAGAAGCGCCTGGTGAGCCTCTGCCGGCGCAACGCCAAGCCGGTGATCGTGGCGACCCAGATGATGGAGTCGATGATCACCAACTCCCGGCCGACCCGTGCCGAGGCCTCCGACGTCGCCAACGCCATCCTGGACGGCGCCGACGCGGTGATGCTCTCCGCCGAGTCCAGCGTCGGCGCTTACCCGATCGAGACGGTCAAGACGATGTCCAAGATCGTCGTCGCCGCCGAGCAGGAGCTGCTCTCGCGCGGCCTCCAGCCGCTGGTCCCGGGGAAGAAGCCGCGCACCCAGGGCGGCGCCGTGGCCCGCGCCGCCGCCGAGATCGCCGACTTCCTCGGCGCCCGCGCCCTGGTGGCGTACACCAAGTCCGGGGACACCGCCCGGCGGCTCTCGCGCTACCGCGCCGCCCAGCCGATCCTCGCCTTCACCACGGACGAGGCCACCCGCAACCAGCTCACCCTGAGCTGGGGCGTGGAGAGCCACGTCGTCGACTACGTCGACAACACCGACGCGATGGTGACGCAGGTCGACGACGAGCTGGTCGGGCTGAAGCGGTTCAACGACGGTGACACGGTCGTCATGACCGCCGGTTCGCCCCCCGGTGTGCCCGGCACGACCAACATGGTCCGGGTCCACCACCTCGGCTCCCGCGGCTGA